The region TGACCTCTTCCAATTCCAGCACTTATATTACTCATTCTGTAATTATATCCTATTTTAGAATGCTCATAATGTGGTGCATTGTCTCTTGCTTGTGTTGCGTAGAATATAGTTTGATTTTTATCTTTTTCTGAGTTGCAAACCATTGCTCCACCTCCAGAGGTGGTAATAATTTTATTTCCATTAAAAGATAATATGGAAAAATCGCCAAATGTCCCACATTTTTGACCTTTATAAGTTGACCCTAAAGCTTCAGCTGCATCTTCAATAATTGGAATTTGATACTTGTTGGCGACTTCTAATAGCTCGTCTATTTTAGAAGGCATGCCATATAGATGTACTATAATAATAGCTTTAGGTTTTTTACCATTATTCATTCTATCTTTAATAGCCTTTTCAAGATGCTTAGGACACATGTTCCATGTGTCAGATTCGCTATCTACAAAAACTGGGTTTGCGCCTTGATAGGTTATTGGGTTTGCAGAGCCACAAAAGGTAAATGTTTGACAAATAACCTCATCGTTTAAACCCACTCCTAACTGAACCAATGCTAAATGTATTGCAGCTGTACCAGAAGAAAGGCACGCCACATGTTTATTTTGATTTAGATAAGTTTCTAAGTCTTTTTCAAATCCTGATACATTTGGACCTAATGGTGCTATCCAATTGGTGTCAAAAGCTTCTTTAATATATGATTGTTCATTTCCTCCCATATGTGGTGAGGATAGCCATATTTTATCTTTCATCTTTAAATAAATGTTTTAATAATATATTTAATGTCCTTGAAAAAGCTATAGTTATGTATATATGCTTTATTAATTTCAACCTTTTTAGGCCATATTACTTCTCTGTTATAGATTTCTGGGTTCTCTTGGTTTGCCAAAAGGTTTTCTTCATCCTTAAAAAAAATTGATGCTGGTCCAGTAATACCTGGTTTTATGGTTAATATAATTCTATCATCGCCTTGTAGTTGATCTGCAAACCCTTGTACGTCTGGTCTAGGACCAACTAAACTCATATCGCCCAAAAACACATTGATTAATTGAGGAAGCTCGTCTATTTTTGATCTTCTCCAAAAATTACCAATTTTTGTTATTCTAGGGTCTTTTATAGTGGACACTGTGGTATTTACACCTTCAACGTTTTTCATACTTCTTAATTTGAAGACCTTGAATATTTTACCATGTTGACCCACTCTTTTTTGTTTAAAAAAACCACTTAACTTAGTGTCAAATCTAGCAATGATAGCTGCAATTATTATAATCCAACCAACCAATATTAAACCAATAGTAGATACTATAATGTCAAATAATCGCTTAATAAATTTATCAGATTTTTTCAATTTTTGATATAATTTTTTTGGTAAAAGTAACTATTTAAAAAAGCAAATAATAAGATCCCATTTAATCTAATAAGATAATTCTCTGTTAGAAAACCTAATATAAAAATGATGAGAAATGACACATACGTTAAATCTCTTTGCTTAATGCCTAAAACTAAGTTATTAAAAAGCATATACAATAAGGCCAAAAGTGCAAATATACCAGCAGAAAACATTGTAGATAAGTAAACGTTATGAGATGTATAAGATTTTAAGTATTTGTTTTGAAAATTTTTAACCTCAAAACAATAATCTGTAAGCAGGCTTTTTTCATATCCAATACCATAGCCTAATAAGGGGCTTCTCGAGATTAGCTCAACACTACATTTTTGTACTTGATACCTTACACCTAAAACTGTTTTGGCACTAAAATTACTTACATAATATTGCACTGGATGTTCAAAAATGCGTCCTAATTTGTTGTTGTTTGATACTTTAAAAAGAAGAAAAAACAATAATAGCATTGATATTAATGTAATTACTTTAAATCTCACTGTTTTAATTTTAAAAAATAAAAAGAACGGAATTATTAATAGATTTAATAAAAAAATTATTCTTGAATTAAGAATTAAAGAGAAAACTAAAAAAAAGCCTATTAAAAAAACAGCTAGTACTTTGTATTGTATTGCTTTTGGCTTAGTTATATAATTTGCCAAAAACACACATGCCAATAAATTATTTATAGCAATGTAAGTTGCATGCCAATCTTTATAATCTAAACTATTGGATATTTCAATAAAATAAGAGGTGTTAAAAAAAGCTGATGGTTGATTTATAAAATCTTGTATTAAATTAAGTTTAACAATAAAATATATAACAACTAATATATTAGAGCCAATAAAAACAATTGTCATGTACTTAATTAACCTATTTGGAATTTTAATAGCGTAGATTAAAATTATTGGCATTAACAGCAGACCTATTTGTCTTATTAAAAAATCAGCTCCTGTTGACTTTAGCGGAGAATATAAAATAGAAACCACTAATAACAAATAAAATAAACAATTGACTAATAACGGTTTACAACCTATCTTAATATAGTTTACTTTGATGTTTTTAAGATTTAAAAATATTGATGATGAAAAAAAAAGTAATGATAAAATTGATAAAATCTTGATGTTTAAAATAGGAAAAAAGGACAATAGAAATAATAGCAAGTAAGGCAGCTGTTCTATTTTTTTAATGAAATCAAGATTATAAGTCCTCATGAATTAAGGTAGATCATTAATTTTAACCAAATTTACTGCATTGGTTTTAAAGTCGTAAACAGCAAATGAAGCATCGCCTTTCCATCCCATTACTTCTCCAGGGTTAATCAACCATGTTTGGTTTATTAGTTCAATATTAGATTCGTGTGTGTGTCCGCATAGAACCAAGTCATAATCTCCAGATTTAGCCAATGCGTTTGCATAAAATGGATAGTGTGTCATTGCTATCTTTTTACTATTTAATTCTATAACAGCATATTCACTATTTAATTTAAGATTATTATATTTATTAAATGCTAGGTGTTGAATTGTAAATCGGTCTGCATCTCCATTACCAAATACGCAATACGTTAATATTCCACTGTTTCCTATAACTTTTGCAGGAATTGGAGAGCAAAAGTCTCCGCAAAAAAAGGTGTGTTCAATATTATGGTTTTTAAAATATTGAAGCGTCTTTTCTAAATTAGAAATATGATCATGTATATCTGAGTAAATTCCAATTTTCATAATACTAATTACTTTGGCATGTGTTGTTTATAAGAGTTTTCTAAATCTACAATAAATGCATGAGAAGGATACTGGTCTTTGACCTCTTGAGATGGTAATTCCATGTACTTTTTACCATATCTAATTGATAAATAGTTTTCCACGTTTGAAAAAACAGGTAATGATAATGTTTCAAACTTTACGTGCTTACCTTGACCTATTAAGCTTCGTTTAAAAGACGTACGTTTAAATGGTGCTCTTCCAAAAAAATGTCCCAAGTACTTAGTCTCTTTTTTATTTAAGCTTCTTATAAAATTAAGTAAACCTTTTTTAATAGGACCTCGTATACATACTTTAGCTAAAGATATAGCTATTTTTTTTGTTCTACTATCTGTTAAATAGCCTTTCTCTCCTAATGCTTTAGCATTAACTATTCTTGCGGCTAAATATTGCAGATATCTTAAGTTCTTATTTTCAAAAGTATTATTTAAACACATGATATCTATAAATAATCCATGGTGCATGTCTCTGCCTACAGAATCTTTTTCGATATAAGTAGTGCCATTCATTCTAATTTTACTAAAAAACAACGGAAACTCTTTTGTGTCTTCTTCTTGAAAATAATAAAGATTTGTATCTAATTTTTCCTTTACTAAAGCTTTAAATTTTGTGTAGTTTTTGTAATCCATAAAGGTGTCATAATCATCATCCCAAGGGATAAACCCTTTATGTCTCATAGCGCCAAGAGCAGTACCACCCATAAGATAATACTCAATATTGTTTTCTTTACAAAATTTGTCAAAGTAATTAGCTAAAACCAGTAGTTTAGAGTGTATTGCTTTAAGCTCTTCATCAGTCATATTCTATATTTTTTTAGCTAAAAAGTAGAATTTACTTAAAAACTTTTTAATAGTTTTATTTTTTGCTGCTAATAAAGCAACGCTTCTAATAAGTTTAAATTTTGATTTATTTGCTATGGCAGAAAGTGCATACGCTTTCCAACGATGAGGATGTGTACTGAAGATTATTTTTTTGTTTTCTACACAAATATTTTCGAATTCTTTAAGGGAATGGATATTAATATCTCCTCCATTATTAATATCATTATCTTCAACATTAACAATTATTTTAAATTGAAATCCTGCATCAGAAATATAAATATAATCTGAAGCTAAGGTTGTTGGTAATTGCACCACAATATCTAACATGTTATTAAACTCTGTTGCAATTGTTTCGTTTCTAAAAAAATCTTTATTAGAGTTCCACCCATTTCTAATCATTAATGGGTTACCATGTGGACAAAGGGTTTCTATCTTAAATCCGTGCTTTTCAAAAGCAGTAACATAATTTACAAATTCGGTTTTAGCCTTTTCAAAATCTCCATTGTTAGCATCTAAGACATCATAGTGGTAAGTGACTTCATGTCCTAAATTAGCTATTTCCTTTAAAAGCTTAACATTATTTTCTAAAAGATATCCTTGTACGTAATACGTGGCTTTAATACCATGTTCTGCCTCTATCTTAGCCATTTTTAAAGCACGCTCGACGTTAGTTTCTACATCGTGTTTAAAAATAATCCAGTTGTCTTCTTTTGTATTGTTGGACAGGATTTGATTAGCTGTAATGGTTTTTTTTATTTCAACAGCTTTTTTACAAATACTATTAAACTGCTTATATGTAAAACGCATAATACTATTTAATTTCGTCCTTTAAAATTGATCTAAGTTTGGTAGAAGATACTTTATTAGTGTAAGAGAAAAATTGAATCTTACTACCATGTTTTATAAGCTCTTTTTCAACCTCCTCAAAAAGCGGGTTTCCTTTCCAATCGTCGCCAACAAACATAATATCAAACTTATAATTATGGTAGGCTTTTATTTTATCTCTATCGTGTTGGATAACAACTTTATCTACATACTTGATAGCTTCTATGATGGCCATTCTATCTTCTAAGGACATAATTGGCTTTTTTCCTTTGTATGAAAAAACTAGCTCGTCAGGGCTAACAGCAACTATTAAATAGTCACAATGTTTTTTAGCTTGTTTTAAGATGTTTAAATGTCCAACATGGAACATGTCAAAAACTCCTGATGTGTATCCTACAATTTCTTTTTTCAATGTAATTTTATTTTGTTCTTGTGAAGGTTTTAAAAAAGTATTTTCTTAAACCGTCTGTCATTAAAACTTGTACAACAAATCTTATACTTACGTTGTATAAATATGTTGGCAAAGATATAATATCTTTAGTTAACATAAGTTTCTGAATTTTAGCTTCACTTTTAAAGTATTTAAGTCCACCACGTCGCTTATAAAAATCTTCGTTAGTTCTAACCTTTAAAAGTGTTTCTTCTAGATTATGAAACTTATAGTTTTTTAAAGCCATACGTATCCATAAGTAATAATCCTCGTTACAAAACCAATCTTTGTAGCCTCCAGCATCAAGCACATGAGTTTTTTTAAACATTACACTCATTTGGTTAAATGGACATCTATACTTCATGTATTGTTTTAAATCTGAGTCTAAAAGTGGTAGTTTTCTTTTTGATATTGTTGTTAAGGCATCATCAGAAAACTCTTCTATTGTTCCTCCCAAAATACTAACATCAGCATTAGATTTGAAAAATTTAAGTTGTAATTCAAACCTGTTTTCTAAACATACATCGTCACTGTCCATTAATGCAATATAATCATAAGTACTATTTTGTAAACCTATATTTCTTGCATATCCATGACCCATGTTTTTGTCTAGTCTATGCACAACTACATTGTCATTTTCTGCTTTAAACTTTTCCAAAATTTGGTTAGTTGTTTCTGGTATTGGCCCATCAACAACAATGATTATCTCATTAGGAACTATAGTTTGATTAACTAGACTTTGAATGGCTTGATAAAAATGATCAGGATTATCATTTTTATATACAGACATTGAAACAGAAAATTTAGGTAACTCTAAGCTCATGCTTTGTTTAGGGCTTTATAATGTAAATATTTTAACGAGATAATTGTTGCAATCCATGCATCTGGAGGTCCAACAGACCCGATAAACATAATTTTGAATAAAAATAAAATGATGATATTTTTAGCTTCTTTATCAATCTTCCAAAACTTATTAAGTACAGCGTACAAAAATACAAAAAATACAAAAACGCCAAAAAATCCAGTGTCTAAAACAAGATTTGAAATATAGCCACTAGACCTTGTTGGAATTGCTTTTGAGTTACCTTTAAATTTAAAATAATTTATTTCGCTAAAATCAACACCTGTCATTAATAAGGCGTCGACAGATGTTTTTTCCCAATGACCTATACCGCCTCCAAAAGGATGGCTAAATGTATGTAGCCAAGAGGAATAGACTGAGATTAATCTTGGACCTGCCAAATCTACCACTACCATTGTAGCATCGCCAAAGCTTTGCTGTCTTTTAATTTTTTTTATCATTTGTTCAGACCTTCCGCCACCTCCTGATATATCAATTAAAAATAACACTATTAAACCTACTGCCAAAAAACGTAACAATTTGGCTCTATAGGTTAATAATATAAATACAAAAAATACGCCTAAAGCCATTATTGACTTTATAATAATTGTTAAAAAAAACAGAAACAATATATCGCTTAAAATTCTTTTACTTTTTATAAAAGCTGTTCTAACGACAACGTAAATAAATACTAGACTTACACCAGCTCTTGCTGGTTCTGTAGCTAGTAAAGTGACCCCTCTTCTAACACGTGCCAGAGCCTCTGAGCTGGCTCTAGGAATTAAAAATTTAAAAACAGGGTCAAATATTTTTAGTAAACCCAAATACTGAAAAACACCCAGCAGTATTAAAAAGACAAATAATACTTTAACCAATTTAATAGTCTTTAATGTTGAGATTTTTGATGCTTGGTAAAAAGCGACAAAACAGATTGAGCTATTAACGTAGGCTAAAAGTGATCTGACAACTTCTGGAATTTTAATATCTGGAAAATAATAAAGCGAGAAAATAATTACATTTAAAAACAAGCTTGCTAAGACTATTATATA is a window of Olleya sp. YS DNA encoding:
- a CDS encoding DegT/DnrJ/EryC1/StrS family aminotransferase, which translates into the protein MKDKIWLSSPHMGGNEQSYIKEAFDTNWIAPLGPNVSGFEKDLETYLNQNKHVACLSSGTAAIHLALVQLGVGLNDEVICQTFTFCGSANPITYQGANPVFVDSESDTWNMCPKHLEKAIKDRMNNGKKPKAIIIVHLYGMPSKIDELLEVANKYQIPIIEDAAEALGSTYKGQKCGTFGDFSILSFNGNKIITTSGGGAMVCNSEKDKNQTIFYATQARDNAPHYEHSKIGYNYRMSNISAGIGRGQMEVLDKHVNLRRKMNQFYVDLFKSIDGVEVQKEPSSDFYSNFWLSCILINKNAPFSITQFQEAMTGENIETRPLWKPMHLQPIFSNQPYYGDGLSEELFKTGLCLPSGSNLSNNDLERIATVVKNLT
- a CDS encoding sugar transferase, yielding MKKSDKFIKRLFDIIVSTIGLILVGWIIIIAAIIARFDTKLSGFFKQKRVGQHGKIFKVFKLRSMKNVEGVNTTVSTIKDPRITKIGNFWRRSKIDELPQLINVFLGDMSLVGPRPDVQGFADQLQGDDRIILTIKPGITGPASIFFKDEENLLANQENPEIYNREVIWPKKVEINKAYIHNYSFFKDIKYIIKTFI
- a CDS encoding O-antigen ligase family protein, coding for MRTYNLDFIKKIEQLPYLLLFLLSFFPILNIKILSILSLLFFSSSIFLNLKNIKVNYIKIGCKPLLVNCLFYLLLVVSILYSPLKSTGADFLIRQIGLLLMPIILIYAIKIPNRLIKYMTIVFIGSNILVVIYFIVKLNLIQDFINQPSAFFNTSYFIEISNSLDYKDWHATYIAINNLLACVFLANYITKPKAIQYKVLAVFLIGFFLVFSLILNSRIIFLLNLLIIPFFLFFKIKTVRFKVITLISMLLLFFLLFKVSNNNKLGRIFEHPVQYYVSNFSAKTVLGVRYQVQKCSVELISRSPLLGYGIGYEKSLLTDYCFEVKNFQNKYLKSYTSHNVYLSTMFSAGIFALLALLYMLFNNLVLGIKQRDLTYVSFLIIFILGFLTENYLIRLNGILLFAFLNSYFYQKNYIKN
- a CDS encoding metallophosphoesterase gives rise to the protein MKIGIYSDIHDHISNLEKTLQYFKNHNIEHTFFCGDFCSPIPAKVIGNSGILTYCVFGNGDADRFTIQHLAFNKYNNLKLNSEYAVIELNSKKIAMTHYPFYANALAKSGDYDLVLCGHTHESNIELINQTWLINPGEVMGWKGDASFAVYDFKTNAVNLVKINDLP
- a CDS encoding LicD family protein; its protein translation is MTDEELKAIHSKLLVLANYFDKFCKENNIEYYLMGGTALGAMRHKGFIPWDDDYDTFMDYKNYTKFKALVKEKLDTNLYYFQEEDTKEFPLFFSKIRMNGTTYIEKDSVGRDMHHGLFIDIMCLNNTFENKNLRYLQYLAARIVNAKALGEKGYLTDSRTKKIAISLAKVCIRGPIKKGLLNFIRSLNKKETKYLGHFFGRAPFKRTSFKRSLIGQGKHVKFETLSLPVFSNVENYLSIRYGKKYMELPSQEVKDQYPSHAFIVDLENSYKQHMPK
- a CDS encoding adenylyltransferase/cytidyltransferase family protein, coding for MKKEIVGYTSGVFDMFHVGHLNILKQAKKHCDYLIVAVSPDELVFSYKGKKPIMSLEDRMAIIEAIKYVDKVVIQHDRDKIKAYHNYKFDIMFVGDDWKGNPLFEEVEKELIKHGSKIQFFSYTNKVSSTKLRSILKDEIK
- a CDS encoding glycosyltransferase is translated as MSLELPKFSVSMSVYKNDNPDHFYQAIQSLVNQTIVPNEIIIVVDGPIPETTNQILEKFKAENDNVVVHRLDKNMGHGYARNIGLQNSTYDYIALMDSDDVCLENRFELQLKFFKSNADVSILGGTIEEFSDDALTTISKRKLPLLDSDLKQYMKYRCPFNQMSVMFKKTHVLDAGGYKDWFCNEDYYLWIRMALKNYKFHNLEETLLKVRTNEDFYKRRGGLKYFKSEAKIQKLMLTKDIISLPTYLYNVSIRFVVQVLMTDGLRKYFFKTFTRTK